A window of Costertonia aggregata contains these coding sequences:
- a CDS encoding diadenylate cyclase, giving the protein MDFLDFLNFRITDIIDIILVAVLLYYIYKLVRGSVAINIFIGIVIVWGFWKLTELLEMKMISSMVGGFMQVGLIALIIVFQQEIRKFLLMIGSTNFASKRNFIKHFKFMKENSLSSEVNVDAILAACEKMGTSKTGALIVVERNNSLDFVKSTGDKMNIEVTQPIIESIFYKNSPLHDGAAIIEDNFIVATRVILPVSNERNIPLRFGLRHRAAVGITEKTDALALVVSEETGNISYIKNGEFVLFNDMAELSTMIKENLV; this is encoded by the coding sequence TTGGACTTTTTAGATTTTTTGAATTTTAGGATTACGGACATTATAGACATTATTCTGGTCGCCGTACTCCTATACTATATTTATAAACTCGTTCGTGGGTCTGTCGCCATAAATATCTTCATCGGTATCGTAATCGTGTGGGGGTTTTGGAAGTTGACCGAATTGTTAGAGATGAAAATGATAAGCAGCATGGTAGGCGGCTTCATGCAGGTAGGACTTATCGCCTTGATCATAGTTTTTCAACAGGAAATACGTAAGTTTTTGCTAATGATAGGCTCCACCAATTTTGCGTCTAAACGCAACTTCATAAAACACTTTAAGTTTATGAAGGAAAACAGTTTATCATCTGAAGTAAATGTAGACGCCATTCTTGCAGCTTGTGAAAAAATGGGCACTTCCAAAACGGGTGCCTTGATTGTTGTGGAACGTAACAATTCGCTTGACTTTGTAAAATCTACCGGTGACAAAATGAACATTGAGGTTACGCAACCCATAATTGAAAGCATTTTTTATAAAAATAGTCCGTTACATGACGGTGCCGCAATCATCGAGGATAACTTTATTGTTGCCACAAGGGTTATTTTACCGGTATCGAATGAACGTAATATTCCCTTGCGATTTGGATTACGGCACAGAGCCGCTGTTGGCATTACCGAAAAGACCGATGCTTTGGCACTTGTTGTAAGTGAAGAAACCGGCAACATTTCCTATATCAAAAACGGTGAATTTGTATTGTTCAATGACATGGCCGAACTATCCACTATGATCAAAGAAAACCTAGTATAA
- a CDS encoding DUF3667 domain-containing protein: MECKNCNDALRTDYSFCPACGAKIIRNRLTVKNLSYDITERYFNIDNTFLRTFWQMFTKPEVVIGGYINGIRKKYLNPISYMGIALTLSGLIVFLMKKKSELIDFDVFGVGTPSEKMQPLFDFTTDYQALLFILYIPMMAAASWLAYDRVKYNFTERLTIFIYSLAQWSIFTFVPSILILLFYPEKYGAITFPMLGLMYLYLGYIIWKTSKITGTELIARILIFYVLFTIQYFTLSLLIPLFLILSGSIDFQYFAPKKIS, encoded by the coding sequence ATGGAATGTAAAAACTGCAATGATGCTTTACGAACCGATTATTCCTTTTGCCCTGCCTGCGGTGCAAAAATCATCAGAAATAGATTGACCGTCAAGAATTTGTCATATGACATAACAGAAAGATATTTTAACATTGACAACACTTTCTTGAGAACGTTTTGGCAAATGTTCACCAAACCTGAAGTCGTTATTGGTGGATATATAAACGGCATTCGCAAAAAATATTTGAACCCTATAAGTTATATGGGTATAGCACTTACATTGTCAGGTTTAATCGTTTTTCTAATGAAGAAAAAATCCGAACTTATAGATTTTGATGTATTCGGAGTGGGAACGCCTTCTGAAAAAATGCAACCTTTGTTTGATTTCACGACCGATTACCAAGCCCTGCTTTTTATACTTTACATACCCATGATGGCTGCTGCAAGTTGGCTTGCTTATGACAGGGTCAAATACAATTTTACCGAAAGATTAACAATATTCATATACTCTTTGGCGCAGTGGAGTATCTTCACTTTTGTACCGTCAATCCTCATATTGCTTTTTTATCCTGAAAAATATGGTGCCATTACTTTTCCAATGTTGGGGCTCATGTACCTTTATCTTGGATATATCATATGGAAAACTTCTAAAATAACGGGTACCGAACTGATCGCTAGAATACTCATATTCTACGTGTTGTTTACCATACAATATTTTACGCTTTCGCTCTTGATTCCGCTTTTTCTTATTTTGTCAGGTAGTATCGACTTTCAATATTTTGCTCCAAAAAAAATAAGTTAA
- a CDS encoding ABC transporter ATP-binding protein: MDKDTGKAFDFRLFKRLMRHTKPYRLTFYGVALAAILLSGFAVATGVIAGDIVNDAISPKDADKLLFLSLLMLAILFAQVLSQLGFNYYANWLGESIIKDVRISLFQKMLGFKMTYFDRSSIGLLVTRAVADMQRIGEIFSQGFFVIVADLLKMLTAAIAMLVLNWRMALIVFALLPIIMIATRLFQKAMKVAFIEVRAQVSNLNSFVQERITGMKIVQLFTREEIEKENFRGINEKHQNAWLKTVWYNSIFFPIAESVSSIAVALMVWFGVLQNVANVGSENTGIIVTFIFLIELLFRPLRQIADKFNTLQMGMVAANRVFKILDTESHIDDLGTVEKEDVKGDISFSDVRFGYIADEEVLHGISFDVKAGETVAIVGATGAGKSTIINLLSRFYEINSGMILVDDIDIKAYKLSSLRDKIAVVLQDVFLFADTIANNISLKNNEVSVADIEQAAKQIGVHEFISSLPGGYQYNVKERGTMLSSGQRQLIAFLRAYVSNPSILVLDEATSSVDTYSEQLIQKATEKITEGRTSIIIAHRLATIKKADKIIVMDAGKIVESGNHKELLKKGGYYSNLYEAQFMAEEVA; encoded by the coding sequence ATGGATAAGGATACAGGCAAAGCATTCGATTTTAGATTGTTCAAAAGATTGATGCGGCATACAAAGCCATACCGGCTTACGTTTTATGGTGTTGCTTTGGCTGCTATATTGCTGTCCGGTTTCGCAGTGGCTACCGGAGTAATTGCCGGTGACATCGTGAACGATGCCATTTCCCCCAAAGACGCCGATAAACTTTTGTTTTTAAGTCTTTTGATGTTGGCCATACTTTTTGCCCAGGTCCTGAGCCAATTGGGGTTTAATTATTATGCCAACTGGTTGGGTGAGTCTATTATAAAAGATGTACGTATTTCCCTTTTTCAAAAAATGCTAGGTTTTAAGATGACCTATTTTGACCGATCGTCAATAGGTTTGTTGGTTACCAGAGCCGTTGCCGACATGCAGCGCATCGGAGAGATTTTTAGCCAAGGCTTTTTTGTTATTGTCGCCGATCTACTTAAAATGTTAACGGCAGCAATTGCCATGTTGGTTCTAAATTGGCGCATGGCTTTGATTGTTTTTGCATTGTTGCCCATTATTATGATAGCGACTCGCTTGTTTCAGAAAGCTATGAAAGTAGCCTTTATTGAGGTAAGGGCACAAGTTTCTAACCTTAATTCGTTCGTACAGGAACGCATAACGGGTATGAAAATAGTTCAATTGTTCACCCGTGAGGAAATCGAAAAGGAAAATTTTAGGGGAATCAACGAGAAACATCAAAATGCGTGGCTGAAAACGGTTTGGTACAACTCTATTTTTTTTCCCATAGCCGAGAGTGTGAGTTCTATTGCCGTAGCCTTAATGGTATGGTTTGGGGTATTGCAGAACGTTGCCAATGTAGGTAGTGAGAACACTGGTATAATCGTAACTTTTATCTTTTTGATAGAATTGCTGTTCAGACCTTTGCGCCAAATAGCCGATAAGTTCAATACACTGCAAATGGGCATGGTCGCCGCCAATAGGGTATTTAAAATATTGGATACCGAAAGTCATATAGACGATTTGGGAACTGTTGAAAAAGAAGATGTAAAGGGCGATATATCGTTTTCCGATGTCAGGTTCGGATACATAGCGGACGAAGAAGTATTGCATGGGATTTCCTTTGATGTAAAAGCTGGTGAAACGGTGGCGATAGTAGGTGCCACTGGTGCTGGAAAATCAACCATTATCAATCTATTAAGCAGGTTTTACGAGATAAATTCAGGTATGATTTTGGTTGATGATATCGACATTAAAGCATACAAATTGTCCTCTTTACGGGATAAGATTGCCGTAGTGCTCCAAGACGTTTTTCTGTTTGCAGATACGATTGCCAATAACATTTCCTTGAAAAACAATGAAGTCTCCGTTGCCGATATTGAGCAAGCGGCCAAACAAATAGGGGTTCACGAGTTCATCAGCAGCCTTCCCGGCGGTTACCAATACAATGTGAAGGAAAGGGGCACCATGCTTTCAAGTGGGCAGCGGCAGTTGATAGCTTTTTTACGAGCTTACGTAAGCAATCCCAGTATTTTGGTATTGGACGAGGCCACTTCATCGGTTGATACCTATTCGGAGCAACTCATTCAAAAGGCAACCGAAAAAATTACCGAGGGGCGTACTTCGATTATAATTGCCCATCGCTTGGCGACGATAAAAAAGGCCGATAAGATAATCGTTATGGATGCCGGAAAGATCGTAGAATCAGGTAACCACAAAGAACTACTGAAAAAAGGCGGATACTACAGCAATTTGTATGAAGCCCAGTTTATGGCAGAAGAAGTGGCTTAA
- a CDS encoding metallophosphoesterase family protein, with protein MTKILLLSDTHSHIDDGILKYAELADEVWHAGDIGNLKVTDALEKLKPLRAVFGNIDDHIIQRQFPLNHRFKCEEVDVWMTHIGGYPPKYNSRTRLEIQKNPPKLFICGHSHILKVMWDKKLNVLHMNPGACGKHGFHQKRTMLRFTINGADIKDLEIIELGKR; from the coding sequence ATGACCAAAATACTGCTACTTTCCGATACGCATTCCCATATCGACGATGGTATTCTAAAATATGCCGAACTGGCCGATGAGGTTTGGCATGCAGGTGATATCGGAAACCTTAAAGTAACCGACGCATTGGAAAAGTTAAAACCGCTTCGCGCGGTTTTTGGAAATATTGACGATCATATCATTCAAAGGCAGTTCCCGTTGAACCACCGGTTTAAGTGCGAAGAGGTTGATGTTTGGATGACCCACATAGGTGGCTATCCCCCAAAATATAATTCGAGAACCCGGCTGGAAATTCAAAAAAATCCACCAAAATTGTTCATTTGCGGACACTCCCATATTCTAAAGGTCATGTGGGACAAAAAGTTGAATGTTCTACACATGAACCCTGGAGCCTGTGGCAAACATGGCTTTCACCAAAAACGTACCATGCTACGATTTACCATAAATGGGGCCGATATTAAAGATTTGGAAATTATAGAGTTGGGCAAGCGCTAG
- the truA gene encoding tRNA pseudouridine(38-40) synthase TruA — translation MRYFIQFSYYGKAYHGWQNQPNAITVQEVLEKAMSALLREKIALVGAGRTDAGVHAKEMFAHFDNGNVDDISNFVYRLNAFLPNDIAVKDIVKVNSGSHARFDAEERTYEYWVVQKKNPFYTDSAYYIKADLNVESMNQAASLLLGRKDFECFSKSNTDVRTYLCDVKKAIFTSDEEKLVFTITADRFLRNMVRAIVGTLLEVGVGKCRLEDVKTILKSKDRGKAGPSVPAKGLYLTNILYPKSIYT, via the coding sequence TTGAGATATTTTATCCAATTTTCATATTACGGCAAAGCATACCACGGTTGGCAAAACCAGCCAAATGCCATAACGGTGCAAGAGGTTTTGGAAAAAGCCATGTCCGCATTATTACGTGAGAAAATAGCCCTTGTTGGTGCGGGAAGGACCGATGCCGGCGTGCATGCCAAAGAAATGTTCGCCCATTTTGATAATGGTAACGTTGACGACATTTCAAACTTTGTGTATAGATTGAACGCCTTTTTACCAAATGATATTGCGGTCAAAGACATAGTAAAAGTGAATAGTGGTTCGCATGCCCGTTTTGATGCCGAGGAGCGTACTTATGAATATTGGGTAGTACAGAAAAAGAATCCCTTTTATACAGATTCGGCTTACTACATAAAGGCCGATTTGAATGTTGAATCAATGAACCAGGCGGCATCTCTTTTGTTGGGACGTAAAGATTTTGAATGTTTTTCCAAGTCAAATACTGATGTACGCACCTATTTATGTGATGTTAAAAAAGCAATTTTCACAAGTGATGAAGAAAAACTGGTCTTTACCATTACGGCCGATAGATTTCTTCGAAATATGGTTAGGGCAATTGTTGGGACATTACTGGAAGTGGGCGTTGGTAAATGCAGACTTGAAGATGTTAAGACAATATTAAAAAGTAAGGATAGGGGCAAGGCCGGACCATCAGTACCTGCAAAAGGATTATATTTGACCAATATTCTCTACCCCAAAAGCATATACACCTAG
- the folP gene encoding dihydropteroate synthase has translation MTLNCKGVLINVSSPKIMGVLNLTPDSFYDGGKYKHVDDVLNQVDNMLNLGATFIDIGAYSSRPGAQNVSEEEELNRILPILEILMGKFPEIIISVDTFRSSVAKKCLQNGAALINDISAGKLDANMMQVVAEFKVPYVMMHMRGNPETMQQQTDYDNVSKDILFYFSERIAQARSLGINDIIIDPGFGFAKTLEQNYELLRQLELFQNLELPLLVGVSRKSMIYKILKTDAENALNGTTALHMFALAKGAKILRVHDVKEAMECVTLFNALR, from the coding sequence ATGACATTAAACTGTAAAGGTGTGCTAATTAACGTATCGTCCCCGAAAATCATGGGTGTTCTAAACCTTACCCCCGATTCTTTTTACGATGGTGGTAAATACAAGCATGTAGATGATGTTTTGAACCAAGTGGATAATATGCTGAACCTTGGTGCTACTTTTATTGATATCGGCGCATATAGTTCAAGGCCTGGTGCCCAAAACGTTTCGGAAGAAGAAGAGTTAAACCGTATTCTTCCTATTCTTGAGATATTGATGGGCAAATTTCCTGAAATCATAATTTCCGTTGATACCTTTAGGAGTAGCGTCGCAAAAAAATGTCTGCAAAACGGGGCTGCCCTCATCAATGATATTTCGGCAGGTAAACTAGACGCTAATATGATGCAGGTCGTTGCCGAGTTTAAAGTGCCCTACGTTATGATGCATATGCGGGGCAATCCAGAAACCATGCAACAACAGACCGATTATGACAATGTGTCGAAAGATATATTGTTTTACTTTTCGGAAAGGATTGCACAGGCCCGCTCGCTCGGCATCAATGACATTATCATAGATCCCGGCTTTGGTTTTGCCAAGACATTGGAACAAAACTATGAGCTTTTGCGGCAGCTCGAATTATTTCAGAACCTCGAATTACCCTTATTGGTAGGCGTTAGCAGAAAATCCATGATTTACAAAATATTGAAAACCGATGCAGAAAATGCACTAAACGGCACTACGGCCCTTCATATGTTCGCACTGGCCAAAGGAGCTAAGATTCTTAGGGTACACGATGTAAAGGAAGCTATGGAATGTGTCACGCTCTTTAATGCATTAAGGTAA
- the tpiA gene encoding triose-phosphate isomerase produces MRSKIVAGNWKMNKNMEETEALLTTLAAKLPDTDAEVMVAPTYVSLANAVRVLQSSTIQVIAQNMHFAETGAYTGEVSADMLLNIDVDTVIIGHSERRAYFGETDEILAKKVTTALEKNMRVMFCFGEELEDRKSGNHFTVVENQLKNALFDVDASKWKNIILAYEPVWAIGTGETASPEQAQEMHAFIRKTITEAYDVAIANNVSILYGGSVKPGNAKEIFSKPDVDGGLIGGASLVADDFTAIIKAI; encoded by the coding sequence ATGAGAAGTAAAATAGTTGCCGGAAACTGGAAAATGAACAAAAATATGGAAGAGACCGAAGCCTTGCTAACCACCTTGGCCGCAAAACTTCCGGATACCGATGCCGAGGTAATGGTGGCACCAACTTATGTGAGCTTGGCAAATGCTGTTCGTGTTTTGCAATCCTCAACAATTCAAGTTATCGCCCAAAACATGCATTTTGCGGAAACTGGTGCATACACGGGTGAAGTTTCCGCAGATATGCTTTTGAACATAGATGTTGATACGGTCATAATAGGGCACTCGGAAAGAAGGGCCTATTTTGGGGAAACTGACGAAATACTGGCCAAGAAGGTCACAACGGCATTGGAAAAAAATATGCGCGTAATGTTCTGTTTTGGTGAGGAGCTTGAAGATAGAAAATCGGGCAACCATTTCACCGTAGTTGAAAATCAGTTAAAGAACGCCCTTTTTGATGTTGATGCTTCCAAGTGGAAGAACATTATTTTAGCCTATGAGCCAGTTTGGGCTATTGGCACGGGTGAGACCGCCTCACCGGAACAAGCACAGGAAATGCATGCCTTCATCAGAAAAACCATCACAGAGGCTTATGATGTTGCCATAGCCAACAACGTATCAATCTTATATGGTGGCAGTGTAAAACCTGGAAATGCAAAAGAAATTTTTTCCAAACCAGATGTTGATGGCGGACTTATTGGAGGTGCCTCCTTGGTCGCAGATGATTTTACTGCCATTATAAAAGCTATTTAG
- a CDS encoding DUF1599 domain-containing protein: protein MCNTSEQYDAVIQACRDLFQKKMKDYGSAWRILRLPSLTDQIFIKAQRIRGLQENKVQKVDEGQQSEFIGIINYSVMALIQLEKGIADQPDLSSEDAIKLYDLYIAKTKQLMQDKNHDYGEAWRDMRVSSLTDLILQKLLRVKQIEDNKGKTLVSEGIDANYQDMINYAVFAMIHLKKSDS, encoded by the coding sequence ATGTGCAATACATCGGAACAATATGATGCGGTAATACAAGCGTGTCGTGATTTATTTCAGAAGAAAATGAAGGATTATGGTAGTGCTTGGCGCATTCTAAGACTCCCTTCATTGACCGATCAAATATTTATCAAGGCCCAGCGCATACGAGGGCTTCAAGAGAACAAAGTACAGAAGGTAGATGAGGGGCAACAATCAGAGTTCATAGGTATTATCAATTATTCGGTCATGGCCTTGATCCAACTGGAAAAAGGCATTGCCGATCAACCCGACCTTTCTTCTGAAGACGCTATAAAATTATATGACCTCTACATAGCCAAGACCAAACAATTGATGCAAGATAAAAATCACGACTACGGCGAAGCTTGGCGAGATATGCGTGTGAGCTCCTTGACCGATTTGATTTTGCAAAAGCTGCTGCGGGTAAAGCAAATAGAGGACAACAAGGGCAAGACACTGGTCAGTGAAGGTATAGATGCCAATTACCAGGATATGATCAATTATGCTGTCTTTGCGATGATTCACCTCAAGAAAAGCGATTCGTAA
- the rho gene encoding transcription termination factor Rho, with translation MFEISDLKSKKLPELQEIAKGLNVPKFKTLKKLDLVYQILDLQAANPKAVAKAVPETKEEKPKPKPRPRKPRVAKETSKPAEAEKPRAEEKTESAPAARPKPNPRPRNDKKENQKNTPQQNKNQNNHKNQNSRHQKNGSYDKSNFDKDLKNRYKEPEFEFDSIIESEGVLDIMQDGYGFLRSSDYNYLSSPDDIYVSQSQIRLFGLKTGDTVLGNVRPPKEGEKYFPLIKVNKINGIDPQIVRDRVSFEHLTPLFPQEKFNLAERQSTISTRIIDLFSPIGKGQRGMIVSQPKTGKTMLLKDIANGIAANHPEVYQIILLIDERPEEVTDMQRNVRGEVVASTFDKEATEHVRVANIVLEKAKRLVECGHDVVILLDSITRLARAYNTVQPASGKVLSGGVDANALHKPKRFFGAARNIEGGGSLSIIATALTETGSKMDEVIFEEFKGTGNMELQLDRKISNRRIFPAIDLTSSSTRRDDLLLDEATIQRMWIMRKYLADMNPVEAMEFIEQRFKQTKNNEEFLMTMNQ, from the coding sequence ATGTTTGAAATTTCAGATTTAAAATCAAAGAAGCTTCCCGAGCTTCAGGAAATTGCCAAGGGATTAAACGTACCTAAATTCAAAACACTTAAAAAATTGGATTTGGTCTATCAAATTCTTGATTTGCAGGCGGCCAACCCTAAAGCAGTGGCAAAAGCAGTGCCAGAAACAAAAGAAGAAAAACCAAAACCCAAACCAAGACCTAGAAAACCTAGAGTGGCCAAAGAAACTTCAAAACCCGCTGAAGCAGAAAAACCTAGAGCAGAGGAAAAAACCGAATCTGCACCCGCTGCCAGACCCAAGCCAAATCCGAGACCTAGGAACGATAAAAAAGAGAACCAAAAAAATACGCCGCAACAAAACAAAAACCAGAACAACCATAAGAACCAAAATTCACGTCACCAAAAAAACGGCAGTTACGACAAAAGTAATTTTGATAAAGATTTGAAAAATCGTTACAAGGAGCCGGAATTTGAATTTGACAGTATTATCGAAAGCGAAGGCGTTCTTGACATCATGCAGGACGGTTACGGATTTTTACGTTCTTCCGATTACAATTATCTATCCTCTCCCGATGACATTTATGTATCCCAATCTCAGATACGCCTGTTCGGACTTAAAACAGGGGATACCGTTCTTGGCAATGTACGCCCGCCCAAAGAAGGGGAAAAGTATTTCCCTTTGATAAAAGTGAACAAAATCAATGGCATAGACCCACAAATTGTACGCGACAGGGTTTCCTTTGAGCATTTGACACCATTATTCCCACAAGAAAAGTTTAATCTGGCCGAGCGCCAAAGCACCATATCTACCCGCATCATTGATTTGTTCTCGCCCATCGGAAAAGGGCAAAGGGGTATGATCGTCTCGCAACCTAAAACAGGTAAGACCATGTTGTTGAAAGACATTGCGAACGGTATTGCGGCCAATCACCCAGAAGTATATCAAATTATTCTTTTGATCGATGAACGCCCAGAAGAGGTTACCGACATGCAACGTAATGTACGTGGCGAGGTTGTAGCCTCAACTTTTGACAAAGAAGCTACCGAGCATGTTCGTGTCGCCAATATTGTTTTGGAAAAAGCCAAGCGCTTGGTAGAATGTGGGCATGATGTGGTTATTTTGCTAGACTCTATTACCAGACTGGCAAGAGCTTACAACACGGTACAACCGGCATCGGGCAAGGTATTAAGTGGTGGTGTGGATGCTAACGCTCTGCACAAACCAAAACGCTTTTTTGGAGCGGCCCGTAACATAGAAGGCGGTGGGTCTTTATCCATTATTGCCACCGCCCTAACGGAAACCGGTTCCAAGATGGACGAGGTTATTTTCGAAGAATTCAAAGGAACGGGCAACATGGAGCTTCAATTAGATCGTAAGATTTCCAATAGGAGAATATTCCCGGCCATTGACCTCACTTCATCCAGTACACGTAGAGATGACCTTTTATTGGACGAAGCTACGATACAGCGCATGTGGATCATGCGTAAATATCTGGCCGATATGAACCCGGTAGAAGCTATGGAATTTATTGAGCAGCGTTTTAAACAGACCAAAAACAATGAAGAGTTTTTAATGACGATGAACCAGTAA
- a CDS encoding DUF4293 domain-containing protein: MIQRIQTVYLILVILVTGILPFWVNLWSDASGNEIFAKNEMFISIAFYASAVLALVSILLFKNRQHQFVVNRLNMILNLFLLGFFVYRSLNLSGETLVSEKGIGMLIPVISIVFLVLANRAIKKDEDLVKSVDRLR, translated from the coding sequence ATGATTCAGAGAATACAGACCGTTTATTTGATATTGGTTATACTCGTTACGGGTATTTTACCATTTTGGGTAAACCTTTGGTCAGATGCCAGCGGTAATGAGATTTTCGCCAAAAATGAAATGTTCATCTCTATTGCCTTTTATGCCTCAGCGGTATTGGCTTTGGTGTCCATACTGCTTTTTAAGAACAGACAACATCAGTTTGTGGTAAACAGGCTGAATATGATATTGAACCTTTTTTTACTAGGATTTTTCGTTTACCGATCACTAAATTTATCCGGAGAGACCTTGGTTTCCGAGAAGGGTATTGGGATGTTGATTCCTGTAATTTCTATCGTTTTTCTGGTCCTCGCCAATAGGGCCATCAAAAAGGATGAAGATCTCGTAAAATCTGTAGATCGTCTGCGTTGA
- a CDS encoding BT_3928 family protein, with translation MKYLVGISRIFVGILFIISGLIKLNDPVGFSFKLEEYFSSGVLDLPFFEPYALTISIFVVIFEVLLGVMLLIGFRVKFTVWSLLLMIVGFTFLTFYSAYFNKVTDCGCFGDAIKLTPWESFTKDVILLVLIIILFIGKKYIVSPIGSNTKRIITLVSLLLCSMYAYYVLNHLPVVDFRPYKIGANIAQGMTVPENAPKAIFEYAWEFNINGEKKIIVTKGDYPSVDGEFVDVTTTEIQKGYEPPIHDFTIEQEGEDFTSSLLQEPKLVMVIAYDLGKTQFETFDTIKQTTDKAIKKGYKVIGMSASAKSFADKVVKEYNLGFDFYFTDETTLKTIVRSNPGILVLEKGTILQKVHYNDVDELKFK, from the coding sequence ATGAAGTATCTAGTAGGTATCAGTAGGATTTTTGTAGGTATACTTTTTATAATCAGTGGACTCATTAAACTCAATGATCCGGTCGGTTTTTCCTTTAAATTAGAAGAATATTTTAGTTCGGGTGTGCTTGATCTTCCCTTTTTTGAACCTTATGCCTTGACCATATCAATTTTCGTTGTCATTTTTGAGGTTTTGTTAGGTGTCATGCTTTTGATAGGTTTTCGGGTAAAATTTACGGTATGGAGCCTGTTGTTGATGATTGTTGGCTTTACGTTTCTTACCTTTTACTCGGCCTATTTCAACAAGGTGACCGATTGTGGTTGTTTTGGTGATGCCATAAAATTGACCCCTTGGGAATCCTTTACCAAAGATGTCATATTATTGGTACTCATCATAATTCTATTTATCGGAAAAAAATATATTGTTTCTCCCATTGGGTCAAATACCAAACGCATTATTACCTTGGTTTCTTTGCTATTGTGCAGCATGTATGCGTATTATGTCTTAAATCATCTTCCCGTTGTAGATTTCAGGCCTTACAAAATAGGGGCGAACATAGCTCAGGGTATGACCGTACCTGAAAATGCGCCAAAAGCAATTTTTGAATATGCATGGGAATTCAATATCAACGGGGAGAAGAAAATTATTGTTACCAAAGGCGATTATCCATCGGTAGATGGGGAATTCGTTGATGTTACGACTACCGAGATACAAAAAGGGTACGAACCACCGATACATGACTTTACCATAGAACAAGAGGGCGAGGACTTCACTTCATCTTTGTTACAGGAACCAAAACTGGTTATGGTAATTGCCTATGATTTGGGAAAGACACAATTTGAAACTTTCGACACTATCAAACAAACAACCGATAAAGCTATCAAAAAGGGCTATAAAGTAATAGGTATGTCCGCCTCGGCGAAGTCTTTTGCCGATAAGGTGGTCAAAGAGTATAACTTGGGTTTTGATTTTTATTTTACCGATGAAACCACCCTAAAAACGATTGTTCGCTCCAATCCTGGAATTTTGGTTTTGGAAAAAGGAACCATTCTCCAAAAAGTACATTATAACGATGTAGATGAACTCAAGTTTAAATAG